The following proteins are co-located in the Argopecten irradians isolate NY chromosome 9, Ai_NY, whole genome shotgun sequence genome:
- the LOC138332078 gene encoding serine/threonine-protein phosphatase PGAM5, mitochondrial-like isoform X2, with protein MAGWSRLARRGVIILGGLGVAAGVVYNESQKHHTNASWTSNYEPSVKWDYNWDKCDPASLVKPSKSKHSSDEKDTKDAENELKKRTPTATRHLLLIRHGQYNTDGQEDNQRYLTELGRKQAEYTGQRLKDLGLSYTVLVSSTMTRAKETADIIQKFFPDVPRKETDMLREGAPIPPEPPVGHWRPEKEQFLQDGARIEAAYKNLFHRADASQEIDSHEIVVCHANVIRYFVCRALQFPPEGWLRISLNHREYNVDYNSPLWQSIHTSSWRVGLYACR; from the exons ATGGCGGGTTGGAGTCGGCTGGCACGACGAGGAGTTATTATTTTAGGGGGTTTAGGAGTTGCAGCGGGCGTCGTTTACAACgaatcacaaaaacatcacacCAACGCATCATGGACGTCCAATTACGAACCAAGTGTGAAATGGGATTATAATTGGGACAA ATGTGATCCAGCTAGTTTAGTAAAGCCGTCCAAATCCAAACATTCCTCTGATGAAAAAGATACAAAAGATGCCGAAAATGAACTAAAGAAACGCACACCAACAGCCACTCGTCATCTGCTGTTAATCCGCCATGGTCAATACAACACCGATGGACAAGAAGACAACCAGCGATACCTCACAGAACTAG GGAGGAAACAAGCAGAATATACAGGACAGCGACTAAAAGATCTAGGTCTCTCCTACACCGTTCTCGTATCATCAACCATGACGCGGGCCAAAGAGACTGCTGACATCATTCAGAAGTTCTTCCCTGACGTGCCACGGAAGGAAACGGACATGCTCCGTGAGGGGGCGCCGATACCTCCGGAACCTCCTGTAGGACACTGGCGCCCAGAAAAAGAG CAGTTTCTTCAAGATGGAGCAAGAATAGAAGCTGCTTACAAAAACCTGTTTCACCGCGCAGATGCCTCACAGGAGATTGACAGTCATGAGATAGTGGTTTGTCATGCTAACGTCATTCGGTATTTTGTTTGTAG GGCTTTACAGTTTCCTCCAGAGGGTTGGCTTCGAATCAGCTTAAATCACCGCGAGTATAACGTGGATTACAATTCGCCCCTCTGGCAGAGTATCCATACGTCATCTTGGCGAGTCGGGCTTTATGCCTGCCGATAA
- the LOC138332078 gene encoding serine/threonine-protein phosphatase PGAM5, mitochondrial-like isoform X1 — MFSHICANRVAVASTGTFNIFSPIDRQSKMSMGRLGYGPSSPSVRVTPLCSFWYYGDENQVFYRKLHRCDPASLVKPSKSKHSSDEKDTKDAENELKKRTPTATRHLLLIRHGQYNTDGQEDNQRYLTELGRKQAEYTGQRLKDLGLSYTVLVSSTMTRAKETADIIQKFFPDVPRKETDMLREGAPIPPEPPVGHWRPEKEQFLQDGARIEAAYKNLFHRADASQEIDSHEIVVCHANVIRYFVCRALQFPPEGWLRISLNHREYNVDYNSPLWQSIHTSSWRVGLYACR, encoded by the exons ATGTTCTCCCATATTTGTGCCAATCGAGTCGCAGTTGCTTCAACCGGAACATTCAACATTTTTTCCCCTATTGACCGGCAGTCGAAAATGTCAATGGGCCGACTTGGGTATGGTCCGAGTTCTCCTTCAGttagagttactcccctttgttCATTCTGGTATTATGGCGATGAAAACCAGgtattttacagaaaattgcACAG ATGTGATCCAGCTAGTTTAGTAAAGCCGTCCAAATCCAAACATTCCTCTGATGAAAAAGATACAAAAGATGCCGAAAATGAACTAAAGAAACGCACACCAACAGCCACTCGTCATCTGCTGTTAATCCGCCATGGTCAATACAACACCGATGGACAAGAAGACAACCAGCGATACCTCACAGAACTAG GGAGGAAACAAGCAGAATATACAGGACAGCGACTAAAAGATCTAGGTCTCTCCTACACCGTTCTCGTATCATCAACCATGACGCGGGCCAAAGAGACTGCTGACATCATTCAGAAGTTCTTCCCTGACGTGCCACGGAAGGAAACGGACATGCTCCGTGAGGGGGCGCCGATACCTCCGGAACCTCCTGTAGGACACTGGCGCCCAGAAAAAGAG CAGTTTCTTCAAGATGGAGCAAGAATAGAAGCTGCTTACAAAAACCTGTTTCACCGCGCAGATGCCTCACAGGAGATTGACAGTCATGAGATAGTGGTTTGTCATGCTAACGTCATTCGGTATTTTGTTTGTAG GGCTTTACAGTTTCCTCCAGAGGGTTGGCTTCGAATCAGCTTAAATCACCGCGAGTATAACGTGGATTACAATTCGCCCCTCTGGCAGAGTATCCATACGTCATCTTGGCGAGTCGGGCTTTATGCCTGCCGATAA